One Antarctobacter heliothermus DNA segment encodes these proteins:
- a CDS encoding DNA-3-methyladenine glycosylase I: MQTYQEILNIAADRKGGKDAVLADMPKVLSADDLAAIPDNLWLAQMARGIFQAGISWQVVENKWVGIEEAFYNFDVGRVAVMSEDWFDELLDDPRIVRSPPKVEAIQHNAAFIQEVAAEAGSFGRKIGDWPAEDFAGLLEWLKKNGSRLGGATGAYALRYLGKESYVLSPSVVARLEAEGVIDKEPTSKKAMAAVQAAFNAWKAESGESLTVISRVLAQSIDG, encoded by the coding sequence ATGCAGACATATCAAGAGATCCTGAACATCGCGGCGGACCGCAAGGGCGGTAAGGACGCGGTACTGGCGGATATGCCCAAGGTGCTGAGCGCGGATGATCTTGCCGCCATTCCGGACAACCTCTGGCTGGCGCAAATGGCGCGCGGGATTTTTCAGGCCGGGATCAGTTGGCAGGTTGTGGAAAACAAGTGGGTCGGCATCGAAGAGGCCTTCTACAACTTTGATGTCGGGCGTGTGGCCGTGATGTCCGAAGACTGGTTCGACGAATTGCTGGACGATCCGCGCATCGTGCGCAGCCCGCCCAAGGTCGAGGCGATCCAGCACAACGCCGCCTTTATTCAGGAGGTCGCCGCCGAGGCAGGCAGTTTCGGGCGCAAGATCGGCGATTGGCCGGCTGAGGATTTCGCCGGGCTGCTGGAGTGGTTGAAAAAGAACGGTTCGCGTCTGGGCGGGGCCACAGGAGCCTATGCGCTGCGGTATCTGGGCAAGGAAAGTTATGTGCTGTCGCCGTCCGTGGTGGCGCGGCTGGAGGCAGAGGGCGTGATCGACAAGGAGCCGACCTCGAAAAAGGCGATGGCGGCGGTGCAGGCTGCGTTCAATGCGTGGAAGGCGGAAAGTGGCGAGAGCCTGACGGTGATCAGCCGCGTATTGGCGCAAAGCATCGACGGCTAG